One part of the Populus alba chromosome 18, ASM523922v2, whole genome shotgun sequence genome encodes these proteins:
- the LOC118032805 gene encoding uncharacterized protein: MPQSPPMDRRLREAILKGEVPAFLSLIEEDERIIDQTIPGSSSSILHIVSRFGHVELAKEIVRRRPELMFEENEKMETPLHEACREGKTEMVRLLVETDPWLVYKVNQDNGSALTVACERGKFDVVDYLLSFPGLLMLELDGFTTSLHAAASGGHTDIVKEILKARPDFAWKKDLQGCSPLHLCCKKGHLEVTRELLRFDAELSSLQDNDGRTPLHWAAIKGRVNVIDEILSTSLESAEVITKHGETVLHLGVKNNQYEAVKYLTEMLNISKLVDRPDNDGNTALHLATAGKLSTMVIYLLKLGVDVNAINQKGQTALDVVESDVSNSGVLLILPAIQDAGGKRSDQLPPSSIEIQQIQQEKSFLSSSKKRMTESTTKHHRRYQHRRRQKQLELQTEGLRNARNTIIIVAVLIATVTFAAGINPPGGFRQETGESTTGGHSSFKIFVVCNIVALFLSLGTVVFLVSIVPFQRKSMMILLAVTHKVMWVSISFMAAGYIAAMWTILPHGRGRGTPWVFVAIVAIGGGCTLAIFVGLGVLLAKHWLRKWEWRRSKEKRNNESPCSSVSRVEELSMMRKGSHDSSNSDVDSSDKGGYHLY, translated from the exons aTGCCCCAATCTCCACCCATGGACCGGCGGCTCCGGGAGGCCATCCTGAAGGGAGAGGTCCCTGCCTTCCTTTCTCTGATTGAAGAAGACGAACGTATTATTGATCAAACAATTCCAGGGTCGTCAAGCAGCATTTTACACATAGTATCACGTTTTGGACACGTAGAGCTGGCTAAGGAGATTGTGAGGCGGAGGCCGGAATTGATGTTCGAGGAGAATGAGAAGATGGAGACCCCATTGCATGAAGCATGCAGGGAAGGGAAGACGGAAATGGTGAGGTTATTGGTGGAGACCGATCCATGGCTGGTTTACAAGGTGAATCAAGACAACGGGAGTGCCCTAACTGTGGCGTGTGAAAGAGGGAAGTTTGATGTGGTCGACTATCTCTTGAGTTTCCCAGGGCTGCTAATGTTGGAGCTTGATGGTTTTACCACTTCTCTTCATGCTGCAGCTTCAGGCGGCCATACAG ACATTGTAAAGGAAATCCTGAAGGCACGCCCGGACTTTGCATGGAAAAAGGATCTTCAAGGATGCTCACCTTTACACCTGTGCTGCAAGAAAGGCCACCTTGAAGTAACCAGGGAGCTACTAAGGTTCGACGCGGAGCTCTCTTCCTTGCAAGACAATGATGGCCGGACCCCACTTCATTGGGCAGCGATCAAAGGCAGAGTCAACGTCATTGACGAGATACTCTCAACAAGCCTTGAATCTGCTGAAGTGATTACTAAACATGGAGAGACAGTTCTCCATCTAGGGGTGAAAAACAATCAGTATGAAGCTGTTAAGTACCTTACAGAGATGCTCAACATCTCAAAGCTTGTTGACAGGCCAGATAATGATGGGAATACAGCTCTGCATCTAGCTACTGCTGGGAAACTCAGTACT ATGGTCATCTACTTACTGAAGCTTGGTGTTGATGTCAATGCTATAAACCAAAAGGGACAGACTGCTCTTGATGTAGTTGAGTCTGATGTGAGCAATTCTggtgttcttttgattttaccTGCAATACAAGATGCTGGAGGCAAGAGAAGTGATCAATTGCCTCCAAGTTCAATTGAAATTCAACAAATACAACAGGAAAAGAGCTTTCTATCTTCATCAAAAAAGCGAATGACTGAATCTACCACTAAGCATCACCGTCGTTATCAGCATCGCCGCCGACAGAAGCAGCTAGAGCTTCAAACGGAGGGACTACGAAATGCTCGTAACACGATTATTATTGTAGCAGTTCTAATAGCAACTGTTACATTTGCTGCTGGGATAAACCCTCCTGGGGGTTTTAGACAAGAAACAGGGGAAAGCACAACGGGCGGGCATTCTTCTTTCAAGATCTTTGTGGTGTGCAACATTGTCGCATTATTTTTGTCCCTTGGCACTGTTGTTTTCCTTGTCAGCATTGTCCCTTTTCAGCGAAAATCAATGATGATATTGTTGGCGGTGACACATAAGGTTATGTGGGTATCCATATCATTCATGGCGGCCGGTTACATTGCTGCCATGTGGACTATTTTGCCACACGGGCGAGGACGGGGGACGCCATGGGTATTTGTAGCAATAGTGGCCATAGGGGGAGGGTGCACATTGGCAATTTTTGTGG gTTTGGGGGTTTTGCTGGCAAAGCATTGGCTTAGGAAATGGGAATGGAGGCGaagcaaggaaaaaagaaataacgAAAGCCCATGTAGCAGCGTTAGTCGCGTTGAAGAACTAAGTATGATGAGAAAAGGCAGCCATGACTCTAGCAATTCAGATGTTGATAGCTCAGATAAAGGGGGTTACCACTTGTACTAG